Below is a window of Bacillota bacterium DNA.
ACAACTTTAACTTCTTAATTTTAATATTTTAACCTCTCATTTATACCCCCCCCTTTATAACATGTTAATTATTTTCTTGTTGAACTTATCCTTTTATAGCACCAACCATAATCCCGTGTACAAAAAACCTCTGTAAAAATGGGTATGCAACAAGAACAGGTAAAGTAGAAACAATCATAATTGAATACTTAATCAATTCTGCAGCTTTTGCCTGTTTTGCTATTAAGTCAAGTTCATTTCCTGTCATTAGCATCTGCGAACTCATCTGGTTTTGTATAAGTATTTCCCTAAGTATTAACTGCAGTGGAAAAAGAGACCTGTCAGTTAGATATATTAAGGCTGCAAAGAAACTGTTCCAATGCTGGACACCATAGAATAAAGCCATTACTGCTATAATAGGTTTGGATAAAGGTAATATAATATTTGTAAATAACCGGACAATTGAGCAACCATCAATTTCAGCAGCTTCTTGTAATTGAGATGGTATATTTGACTGAAAAAATGTTCTTACAATAATTACATTCATCATTGATACAGCATTTGGAATTATTAAAGCCCAGATCTTGTTTAGCATGCCAAGTTTTTTAATAATTATATAACTTGGTATAAGTCCACCTGAAAAAAACATTGTAAAGGTAAATATTGCCATAAAAAAGTTTCTACCTATAAAGTCTTTTCTAGATAACGGGTAAGCGCATGTTAGGGTCATAAAGAGGTTAATTAATGTTCCAAATAATGTGTAAAAAATAGTATTTCTGTATCCAGTTAATACCTCATCATTTTGAAACACTCTTCTGTATCCTTCAAAAGTTATTCCTTTAGGCAAAAGCCACATTTCTCCCCGACTCACAAGATAAGGATCACTTAT
It encodes the following:
- a CDS encoding carbohydrate ABC transporter permease translates to MISTSKSDKLFSFTNYLLLCIILIIVLYPLIFVVSASISDPYLVSRGEMWLLPKGITFEGYRRVFQNDEVLTGYRNTIFYTLFGTLINLFMTLTCAYPLSRKDFIGRNFFMAIFTFTMFFSGGLIPSYIIIKKLGMLNKIWALIIPNAVSMMNVIIVRTFFQSNIPSQLQEAAEIDGCSIVRLFTNIILPLSKPIIAVMALFYGVQHWNSFFAALIYLTDRSLFPLQLILREILIQNQMSSQMLMTGNELDLIAKQAKAAELIKYSIMIVSTLPVLVAYPFLQRFFVHGIMVGAIKG